From Acidobacteriota bacterium, one genomic window encodes:
- a CDS encoding ATP-dependent Clp protease ATP-binding subunit — protein MADIDAYKDKFSESGQRILETALSESKKRDQNYVSIEHILHAIAFEEDDLFSSTMRDLSVDPRSVKMLIEKRMEDGRQHSGKGFRIAPETTELFKRAMDRARSQGRRVIDGSDIFYVLSNDERSILNEVLQNLGVPSDEVATTARTRIRKREKEEERTRQKYELPSFLRHFGVSMNKLARQDKIAPTIGREREILQMIEILSHRERSNSPMLVGEPGVGKTAVVEGLARMIELEPEKVPARLRDAHIVQLQMGGLVAGTMLRGMFEERIKGIIDEVKEKDHIILFIDEAHSIIGAGAAMGTTSDAANMFKSALARGELRIIGATTITEYKEYIADDEALARRFRLVKVDEPSIAETKEILLGVRPRLEKNYSVTISDEAINMALEMSPKYIRNLHLPDKAIGWLDTASVKVEINEPTEMIVRPEHIIDVISQESRIPKDMIYRDTSDRFSAMEADLAGRVIGQKDAVRAVAERLRLNKGPLKENHYAPDGVLLFLGPTGVGKTELAKAVAEFMFGDESKMVRIDMSEYGDGTVGIEKLIGMPRGIVGSERGGLLTEQLRDNPYTVLLLDEVEKASPYLMNIFLQAFDEGWITDGRGKKVYLSDAIVIMTSNLGSENFKKYEKPLGFGQKSQGEMKNIRQDVMKAAETRFTPEFRNRIDEIVIFSPLVMDEVREIAKLYLAKIQKNMERQGKKVEITEAALNLLTEKGFSPAYGARFLKRHIDQKVKLPITNEWKMAIKFTVDAVDGEITVVPGEVFSLN, from the coding sequence ATGGCAGACATCGACGCATACAAGGATAAATTCAGCGAAAGCGGGCAGCGGATATTAGAGACAGCTCTGAGCGAATCCAAAAAACGCGATCAAAATTACGTTTCGATCGAGCATATTTTGCACGCGATCGCATTCGAAGAGGACGATCTTTTCTCCTCCACGATGCGCGACCTTTCGGTCGACCCGCGTTCGGTCAAAATGCTGATCGAAAAACGGATGGAAGACGGCCGTCAGCATAGCGGCAAAGGCTTTCGCATCGCTCCGGAAACGACCGAGCTGTTCAAACGGGCGATGGACCGGGCACGTTCTCAAGGCCGGCGGGTGATCGATGGAAGTGACATTTTTTACGTTCTCTCAAATGACGAACGCAGCATCCTGAACGAGGTTTTGCAGAATCTGGGTGTACCTTCGGACGAAGTCGCAACGACCGCACGCACACGAATTCGTAAGAGAGAAAAAGAAGAGGAAAGAACGCGGCAGAAATATGAGTTGCCATCATTCCTTCGCCATTTCGGCGTCTCAATGAACAAGCTTGCCCGACAGGACAAGATCGCCCCGACGATCGGCCGCGAACGCGAGATACTCCAGATGATCGAGATCTTGTCCCATCGCGAAAGGTCCAATTCTCCGATGCTGGTCGGTGAACCCGGTGTCGGCAAAACCGCCGTTGTCGAGGGTCTCGCAAGAATGATCGAGCTCGAGCCGGAAAAGGTTCCGGCGAGACTCAGAGATGCACATATAGTCCAGCTTCAGATGGGCGGTCTCGTGGCCGGAACGATGCTCCGCGGAATGTTCGAGGAGCGGATCAAGGGCATTATCGACGAGGTCAAAGAAAAAGATCACATCATCCTTTTCATTGACGAAGCACACTCGATCATCGGCGCAGGAGCCGCCATGGGAACGACCTCTGACGCGGCAAATATGTTCAAATCGGCTCTCGCCCGGGGCGAACTGCGAATCATCGGAGCGACAACGATCACCGAATATAAAGAGTACATTGCCGACGACGAAGCTCTCGCCCGCCGGTTCCGCCTCGTTAAGGTTGACGAGCCAAGCATTGCCGAGACCAAGGAGATACTTCTCGGCGTTCGTCCGCGTCTCGAAAAGAATTATTCGGTCACGATTTCGGACGAAGCCATCAATATGGCTCTCGAAATGTCACCGAAATACATTCGCAATCTACACTTGCCGGACAAAGCGATCGGCTGGCTCGACACGGCCTCGGTCAAAGTCGAGATCAACGAGCCGACTGAGATGATAGTTCGGCCCGAGCATATTATCGATGTAATTTCGCAGGAATCCCGGATTCCCAAGGACATGATCTACCGAGACACGTCCGATCGTTTTTCCGCAATGGAAGCCGATCTCGCGGGTCGCGTCATCGGCCAGAAAGACGCGGTTCGTGCTGTCGCTGAGCGTTTACGCCTCAACAAAGGCCCGCTGAAGGAGAATCATTACGCACCGGATGGTGTGTTGCTCTTTCTCGGACCGACCGGAGTTGGAAAGACCGAACTTGCCAAGGCGGTCGCCGAATTCATGTTCGGTGACGAAAGCAAAATGGTTCGCATCGACATGAGCGAGTATGGCGACGGAACCGTCGGCATCGAAAAACTCATCGGCATGCCGCGAGGCATCGTCGGTTCGGAACGCGGTGGTTTGCTTACCGAACAGCTTCGCGACAATCCTTACACCGTTTTGCTGCTCGACGAAGTCGAAAAAGCCTCGCCGTATCTGATGAACATCTTTCTCCAGGCTTTTGACGAAGGCTGGATCACAGATGGCCGCGGCAAGAAGGTTTATCTGTCGGATGCTATCGTCATCATGACGTCGAATCTGGGCTCCGAGAACTTTAAGAAGTACGAAAAGCCGCTCGGATTTGGTCAGAAATCGCAGGGCGAGATGAAGAACATTCGTCAGGATGTGATGAAGGCGGCGGAAACTCGCTTTACGCCGGAATTTCGCAACAGAATTGACGAGATCGTCATCTTTTCGCCTCTCGTAATGGACGAAGTTCGCGAGATCGCTAAGCTTTATCTTGCCAAGATCCAGAAGAATATGGAACGTCAGGGAAAGAAGGTCGAGATCACCGAGGCTGCTCTTAACCTGTTGACAGAAAAAGGATTTAGTCCAGCCTATGGGGCTCGTTTCCTAAAGCGTCACATTGACCAGAAAGTCAAGCTTCCGATCACTAACGAATGGAAGATGGCGATCAAGTTTACTGTCGATGCCGTCGATGGTGAGATCACCGTTGTTCCCGGCGAAGTTTTCAGCCTGAACTAA
- a CDS encoding nucleotide exchange factor GrpE, which yields MNEKEVEIEEFDDLNGEKIPVFDKRRFNADGEAKADEGPKEPVRSPKEIALEADLKAEIERREAAESKLVGVQAKFEEAKSNLERETAEMRTRLMKTLEDRSKQAQFSFLTTLLPVLDNLNLAVSASENDASIDNLRSGVIGTARSFERALIDVGVESIAAVGVAFDPEVHQAIDMKEVDAELDGTITAEYSRGYKFGNQLLRPAKVQVGRAGAASVGE from the coding sequence ATGAACGAGAAAGAAGTGGAAATTGAGGAATTTGACGATCTTAACGGCGAAAAAATACCGGTCTTTGACAAACGCCGGTTCAACGCCGACGGCGAAGCTAAAGCCGATGAAGGCCCGAAAGAACCGGTGAGATCGCCAAAGGAGATCGCCCTCGAAGCAGATCTAAAGGCCGAGATCGAACGCCGTGAGGCCGCCGAATCGAAACTCGTCGGCGTTCAGGCGAAATTTGAGGAGGCAAAAAGCAATCTCGAACGCGAAACCGCCGAGATGCGGACGCGGCTGATGAAAACGCTCGAGGATCGCAGCAAACAGGCCCAGTTCAGCTTTTTAACAACTCTACTCCCGGTACTCGATAACTTAAATCTCGCCGTTTCAGCCAGCGAAAACGATGCTTCGATCGATAACCTTCGCAGCGGCGTTATCGGCACTGCTCGAAGTTTTGAGAGGGCGTTGATCGATGTAGGCGTTGAATCGATTGCGGCAGTTGGAGTCGCTTTCGACCCGGAGGTACATCAGGCGATCGACATGAAGGAAGTCGATGCCGAACTAGATGGAACGATCACTGCGGAATATTCACGCGGATACAAATTTGGCAACCAGCTCTTGAGGCCGGCGAAGGTTCAGGTTGGAAGAGCAGGGGCGGCTTCGGTCGGAGAGTGA
- a CDS encoding cytidine deaminase: MQDKEQKLIDAATMARERAYAPYSNFQVGAAVESENGDIYIGCNVESASYGLTVCAERVAIWKGISCGEKRFAQIAVVVDTEDLTPPCGVCRQIIWEFCGDVPVILSNLAGKTEKIMMSELLPRAFDSKFLK, translated from the coding sequence ATGCAAGACAAAGAACAAAAACTGATCGACGCGGCCACAATGGCAAGGGAAAGGGCATACGCGCCATATTCGAATTTTCAGGTCGGAGCCGCGGTCGAATCTGAGAATGGCGACATTTACATCGGCTGCAATGTCGAATCGGCCAGCTACGGCCTGACCGTCTGCGCCGAACGCGTCGCCATCTGGAAAGGCATCTCCTGCGGTGAAAAACGCTTCGCTCAGATTGCCGTCGTCGTCGACACCGAAGACCTCACCCCACCCTGCGGAGTCTGCCGCCAGATCATCTGGGAATTCTGCGGAGATGTGCCTGTCATCTTGTCGAATCTAGCTGGAAAAACCGAGAAGATAATGATGAGCGAGCTCCTGCCGAGAGCGTTCGATTCTAAGTTTTTAAAGTAG
- a CDS encoding purine-nucleoside phosphorylase: MSYEQAATAAEFIRSKYPGELQTAIVLGSGLGAFADDLQDVVRIPYEEIPGFARSTVEGHAGQLVLGKIGGVAVAVQQGRFHYYEGYDMQQVMVPVRAFGLLGIKNVILTNAAGSLNSDMLPGSLMLIADHLNCLGVNPLRGPNDKRFGPRFPDMTEVYDREFRAIALEEAAAISHERFEKGVDEKPIDFLNAGVYCALSGPTYETPAEIHMYRQLGADAVGMSTVPEAIAAKHMGLRVLGISCITNLAAGMSSDPINHEEVMETGAKVAEVFKELLSRIILRIK, translated from the coding sequence ATGTCATACGAACAGGCCGCCACGGCGGCTGAATTTATTAGATCTAAGTACCCGGGCGAATTGCAGACGGCCATCGTTCTCGGCAGCGGGCTAGGTGCTTTTGCAGACGATCTCCAGGATGTGGTTCGAATTCCGTACGAAGAGATTCCGGGATTTGCTCGTTCAACCGTCGAGGGCCACGCGGGGCAGCTCGTTTTAGGTAAGATCGGCGGGGTCGCGGTTGCGGTTCAGCAAGGCCGGTTTCATTATTACGAAGGCTACGACATGCAGCAGGTGATGGTGCCCGTGCGTGCGTTCGGTCTGCTTGGGATCAAGAATGTGATACTCACAAACGCTGCCGGAAGCCTGAATTCTGACATGCTTCCGGGGAGCCTGATGCTGATCGCCGATCATCTCAACTGCCTAGGCGTTAATCCGCTGCGTGGACCGAACGATAAGAGATTCGGCCCGCGATTTCCGGATATGACGGAAGTTTACGACCGCGAATTCCGTGCGATCGCTCTCGAAGAAGCGGCCGCGATATCGCACGAGCGTTTTGAAAAAGGAGTCGACGAAAAGCCGATAGATTTTCTCAACGCCGGCGTCTATTGTGCGCTTTCAGGCCCGACCTACGAAACGCCGGCTGAGATACATATGTACCGCCAACTCGGCGCCGACGCCGTCGGAATGTCGACTGTCCCGGAAGCGATCGCCGCAAAACACATGGGACTTCGCGTCCTTGGCATTTCCTGCATCACCAACCTCGCCGCCGGCATGAGCAGCGATCCGATAAACCACGAAGAGGTTATGGAAACCGGTGCAAAAGTGGCCGAAGTATTCAAGGAATTGTTGAGCAGGATTATTTTGAGGATTAAATGA
- a CDS encoding Hsp20/alpha crystallin family protein, producing MMNVVKYDPFRELRSLQDEMTRLFTGVVPANVSREDMLNGSWSPRVDIFENKDHLVLEAELPGMNKDDFELSFENNVLTLSGERKFEKKTEGENYHRVERAYGSFTRSFTLPQTLTAEGAQAEFNNGILSVSLPKREDTKARKIEVIGSAGTPKTIDTDNKAKTAGA from the coding sequence ATTATGAACGTAGTTAAATATGACCCATTTCGCGAATTACGCAGCCTGCAGGATGAGATGACACGCCTTTTCACCGGTGTCGTTCCGGCAAATGTCAGCCGCGAGGATATGTTGAACGGCTCATGGAGTCCGAGAGTGGATATCTTTGAGAACAAGGATCATCTTGTGCTCGAAGCCGAACTCCCGGGCATGAATAAGGATGATTTCGAACTCTCGTTCGAAAATAACGTACTCACTCTTAGCGGCGAACGTAAGTTTGAGAAAAAAACGGAAGGCGAGAATTATCATCGTGTCGAGCGTGCATACGGTTCATTCACCCGTTCGTTCACACTACCGCAGACCCTAACCGCCGAGGGCGCACAGGCGGAGTTCAACAACGGAATTTTGAGCGTTAGCCTGCCGAAGCGCGAGGATACAAAAGCAAGAAAGATCGAGGTGATCGGCTCGGCCGGTACGCCAAAAACGATCGACACCGACAATAAAGCAAAGACCGCGGGTGCATGA
- the clpB gene encoding ATP-dependent chaperone ClpB yields MRFDRFTIRGQEAVQEAITIAEKGQNQQVEPEHILAAMLEQKEGVVKPILGKIGATAQTITSEIEAAIAKFPKVSGGQQYFSSRTNTLFQNAQKEAEKMQDEYLSTEHLLMSIADEKEGDAGRILRSNGITREDLEKVITDMRGGSRITDKNAEENFQALDKYAQDLTELARKGKLDPVIGRDDEIRRAIQILSRRTKNNPVLIGEPGVGKTAIVEGLAQRIVSGDVPEGLKNKRLVSLDLGAMLAGAKYRGEFEDRLKAVLNEIEKAEGQIILFIDELHTLVGAGASEGAIDASNMLKPALARGTLRSVGATTLAEYQKYIEKDKALERRFQQVYVGEPNVEDTIAILRGLKERYEVHHGVRIKDAAIVAAATLSNRYITDRFLPDKAIDLIDEAASRIRIEIDSLPQEIDVLEREILQLEIERQALTRETDDKSKARLEDIEKRIADLNEKSSAMKAQWQSEKDEIQKMREGKEQLEQAKLELEQARQAGDLNKAAEIQYGRIPQLEKSLETEQARLGELQKEGVFLKEEVDEEDVAEIVAKWTGVPVSKMLEGEMQKLVNMEAGLRKRVIGQDEALEAVANAVRRARAGLQDPNRPVGSFIFLGPTGVGKTETARALAEFMFDDERAMVRLDMSEYMEKHAVARMIGAPPGYVGYDEGGQLTEAVRRRPYSVILFDEIEKAHPDVFNVLLQILDDGRLTDSKGRVVDFKNTVLIMTSNLGSREIQTAAENPLADRDIKTDVLQVLRDHFKPEFLNRIDDIVVFGQLGRDQIATIIDVQLEKLRKNLEERGITIELDDTARELIIEEGYDPVYGARPLRRAIQNLVQNPLAVSLLKGEIASGNTVRVSAVDGAMRFTPVETSAEARA; encoded by the coding sequence ATGAGATTCGACAGATTTACGATCCGCGGCCAGGAGGCCGTGCAGGAAGCGATCACGATCGCGGAAAAGGGCCAAAATCAGCAGGTCGAGCCGGAACACATTCTGGCCGCAATGCTCGAGCAGAAAGAGGGTGTTGTAAAACCGATCTTAGGCAAGATCGGAGCGACCGCCCAGACGATAACCAGCGAGATCGAAGCGGCGATCGCTAAATTCCCAAAGGTTAGCGGCGGGCAGCAGTATTTCAGCTCGCGAACCAATACGCTTTTCCAGAATGCTCAGAAAGAAGCGGAAAAGATGCAGGACGAATACCTTTCGACCGAGCATCTGCTGATGTCGATCGCTGATGAAAAAGAGGGCGACGCCGGCCGCATCCTGCGTTCGAACGGCATCACTCGCGAGGACCTTGAAAAAGTGATCACCGACATGCGCGGCGGTTCACGCATCACTGACAAGAATGCCGAGGAAAACTTTCAAGCCCTCGACAAATACGCTCAGGATCTGACCGAGCTTGCCCGCAAAGGCAAACTCGATCCGGTGATCGGCCGCGACGATGAGATCCGCCGTGCGATCCAGATACTGTCGCGTCGAACCAAGAACAATCCTGTACTGATCGGTGAACCGGGCGTTGGCAAAACCGCAATTGTCGAAGGTTTGGCCCAGCGCATCGTCTCGGGCGATGTTCCGGAAGGCTTAAAGAACAAACGTCTCGTCTCACTCGACCTCGGGGCAATGCTCGCCGGTGCGAAATACCGAGGCGAGTTCGAAGATCGCTTGAAAGCTGTACTCAATGAGATCGAAAAAGCGGAAGGGCAAATAATTCTGTTTATCGACGAGCTGCACACGCTCGTCGGAGCCGGAGCAAGCGAAGGCGCGATCGATGCATCGAACATGCTCAAACCGGCACTCGCACGCGGAACTCTGCGTTCGGTCGGCGCGACTACGCTTGCGGAATATCAGAAATATATCGAGAAGGACAAGGCACTGGAGCGGCGTTTCCAGCAGGTTTACGTCGGTGAGCCTAACGTTGAGGACACGATCGCGATCCTGCGCGGTTTGAAAGAAAGATACGAAGTTCACCACGGTGTCCGCATCAAGGATGCCGCGATCGTGGCGGCGGCGACGCTGTCGAATCGGTATATCACCGACAGGTTTTTGCCGGACAAGGCGATCGATCTGATCGATGAAGCTGCTTCGAGAATTCGTATCGAGATCGATTCCCTGCCGCAGGAGATCGACGTTTTGGAGCGTGAAATTCTCCAGCTCGAGATCGAGCGCCAGGCTCTGACGCGTGAAACTGACGACAAATCCAAAGCCCGGCTCGAAGACATCGAAAAACGTATCGCCGATCTCAACGAAAAATCTTCCGCGATGAAAGCCCAGTGGCAGTCTGAGAAAGACGAGATCCAGAAAATGCGTGAGGGCAAAGAGCAACTCGAACAGGCTAAGCTCGAACTCGAACAAGCTCGCCAGGCTGGCGACCTTAACAAAGCCGCAGAGATCCAGTACGGGCGAATTCCGCAGCTTGAAAAATCGCTTGAAACCGAACAGGCACGTCTCGGCGAACTGCAAAAAGAAGGTGTTTTTCTAAAGGAAGAGGTCGATGAAGAGGACGTTGCCGAGATCGTCGCCAAATGGACGGGCGTTCCGGTCTCGAAAATGCTCGAAGGCGAGATGCAAAAGCTCGTCAATATGGAAGCGGGCCTCCGTAAACGCGTCATCGGCCAGGACGAAGCCCTTGAAGCCGTGGCTAATGCCGTTCGTCGTGCCCGTGCCGGCCTTCAGGATCCGAATCGCCCGGTCGGTTCATTCATTTTCCTCGGACCGACAGGTGTCGGTAAGACCGAGACAGCTAGGGCTCTCGCCGAATTTATGTTCGACGACGAACGTGCGATGGTTCGGCTCGACATGTCCGAGTACATGGAAAAACATGCCGTCGCCCGTATGATCGGAGCTCCTCCGGGATATGTCGGCTATGACGAAGGCGGGCAGTTGACCGAGGCAGTTCGTCGGCGACCTTATTCAGTGATCCTTTTCGACGAGATCGAAAAAGCTCATCCGGACGTTTTTAACGTTTTGCTGCAGATCCTCGACGACGGACGTCTGACCGACAGCAAAGGGCGCGTGGTCGATTTTAAGAACACGGTCCTGATCATGACCTCGAATCTCGGTTCGCGTGAGATCCAGACGGCGGCGGAAAATCCATTGGCCGACCGCGATATCAAGACGGACGTTTTGCAGGTGCTGCGTGATCATTTCAAGCCGGAATTCCTGAATCGTATCGATGACATCGTCGTCTTCGGACAGCTCGGACGCGATCAGATCGCGACTATCATTGACGTGCAGCTTGAGAAACTTCGCAAGAATCTCGAGGAACGCGGCATCACGATCGAACTAGACGACACTGCGAGAGAACTTATTATCGAAGAGGGTTACGATCCGGTTTACGGAGCAAGACCGCTTAGACGTGCGATCCAGAATCTGGTCCAGAACCCACTGGCAGTCAGTCTGCTCAAGGGCGAGATCGCCAGCGGGAATACGGTTCGGGTTTCGGCGGTCGATGGAGCGATGAGGTTTACGCCGGTTGAGACGAGTGCAGAAGCTCGGGCTTAA
- the udk gene encoding uridine kinase, with protein sequence MIIGICGGTGSGKTTIARAIVGAVGAEKVVLVEQDSYYRNLADMPLDERHQANFDHPDSIDSDMLVNHLRRLKQNLTVEMPLYDFKSHTRSDKIELIEPKPVVIVEGILIFAEPRVLDLLDVRVYVDTPDDVRFIRRLQRDIAERGRTTESVIAQYYRSVRPMHIEFVEPSKRHADIIIPEGGQQDIGITFLCSLVREKLADQTAAAK encoded by the coding sequence ATGATCATAGGAATTTGCGGCGGAACTGGTTCGGGTAAGACGACGATAGCGCGTGCGATCGTTGGAGCGGTTGGCGCGGAAAAGGTGGTGCTGGTCGAGCAGGATTCGTACTATCGGAATCTTGCCGACATGCCGCTTGACGAGCGCCATCAGGCGAACTTTGACCATCCGGATTCGATCGATAGCGACATGCTGGTCAATCATCTGCGGCGGCTCAAGCAGAATTTGACGGTCGAGATGCCGTTGTATGATTTCAAATCGCATACTCGCAGCGATAAGATCGAATTGATCGAGCCAAAGCCGGTTGTGATCGTCGAAGGCATTCTGATATTCGCCGAGCCGCGCGTTCTCGATCTGCTTGATGTGAGAGTTTACGTCGATACGCCCGACGATGTCAGGTTTATTCGGCGGCTTCAGCGAGATATCGCGGAACGCGGACGGACGACCGAGTCGGTCATAGCACAATATTACCGCTCGGTACGGCCGATGCATATCGAATTTGTCGAGCCGTCGAAGCGCCACGCCGACATCATCATTCCCGAAGGCGGCCAGCAGGACATCGGCATCACATTCCTCTGCAGCCTGGTGCGCGAGAAGCTCGCTGATCAAACCGCAGCGGCAAAATGA
- a CDS encoding ABC transporter permease, with protein MKIFREVLWPLAAVFAAFVVGGIIVLLIGDNPFQTFYQLIGNSFGSLNDLGYTLFIATPLIFTGLAVAVAFRCGLLNIGAEGQLYVAAFATAWVGIKFGGTMVNIFGKEENWSWFSLPAVLLVLVCVVTAVVGGGIWGAIPGILKARFGSHEVINTIMLNFIGISLVSYFTQYYFKIPGDPILQTAEIGKNAHIPRISQYIPGMPDFVPLSVAFLLAILMCVLVYVFLWKTKWGYELRAVGENPSAAEYGGISPKKQIIIAMSISGGLAGMVAIGEVLGYRYRYYDGFSDGWGFLGIAVALLGRNHPLGIFIAAIFFAVLKRGEIFVDIETKYVSKDLVEVLQAIIIIFVASFQRFIKK; from the coding sequence ATGAAGATTTTTCGTGAAGTTCTATGGCCGCTGGCAGCAGTTTTTGCGGCATTTGTCGTTGGCGGGATAATTGTCCTGCTGATCGGCGACAACCCATTCCAAACCTTTTATCAGTTGATCGGGAACTCGTTCGGCTCGCTGAATGATCTCGGCTACACGCTTTTTATAGCGACTCCGCTGATCTTTACCGGTCTCGCGGTTGCGGTCGCATTCCGCTGCGGACTGCTGAATATTGGTGCGGAAGGCCAGCTTTACGTCGCCGCTTTTGCGACCGCGTGGGTGGGCATCAAATTTGGCGGGACGATGGTCAATATCTTCGGTAAGGAAGAAAATTGGTCGTGGTTCAGTTTGCCGGCGGTTTTATTGGTTCTGGTCTGCGTGGTAACGGCGGTCGTCGGGGGCGGCATTTGGGGTGCGATCCCGGGAATACTGAAGGCAAGATTTGGTTCACATGAAGTGATCAACACGATCATGCTGAACTTCATTGGCATATCGCTTGTCAGCTATTTCACACAATATTATTTCAAAATCCCGGGCGATCCGATCCTGCAAACTGCTGAGATCGGCAAGAATGCACACATTCCGCGCATTAGCCAGTACATCCCGGGAATGCCGGATTTCGTGCCGCTGAGTGTGGCATTTTTGCTCGCGATATTAATGTGCGTGCTCGTGTACGTTTTCCTCTGGAAAACGAAATGGGGCTATGAACTGCGAGCAGTTGGCGAGAATCCATCAGCCGCAGAATACGGCGGCATCTCGCCGAAAAAACAGATCATCATCGCCATGAGCATTTCAGGCGGCTTAGCCGGAATGGTCGCGATCGGCGAGGTTCTGGGTTACAGGTATCGTTATTACGACGGTTTCTCAGATGGTTGGGGTTTCCTCGGCATCGCAGTCGCTTTGCTTGGACGAAACCATCCGTTGGGTATTTTTATTGCCGCGATCTTCTTCGCTGTGCTGAAACGCGGCGAGATCTTTGTTGATATCGAAACCAAATACGTTTCAAAAGACCTTGTAGAAGTTTTGCAGGCGATCATTATCATCTTTGTGGCTTCGTTCCAGCGATTTATCAAGAAATAG
- a CDS encoding ABC transporter permease codes for MSEIFTTSFLLILFFSMIRSATPLIFAALGGMFSERSGVINIALEGLMLAGAFTAAVVTYEMQNPYIGFLSGVAVGGFVALIFAVAVIKFEADQVVTGFAVSLLMLGLPAVISSRIYDSAGSTQQIAKEFLLPDYFNRISLASLLAFALVPVCWYVLYKTPFGLRIRAAGENPEAADAAGINVLGLRYIAVVLSGCLAAAGGAYLSIGQSSLFTRGMTAGRGYIALAALILAKWKPIPVLFACLFFGFTEALSIQMQGVIKMPSGEDVPVQFIQMIPYVLTIIVLAGFIGLSRAPKALGIPYRKEN; via the coding sequence ATGAGCGAGATATTCACAACATCATTTTTACTCATCCTGTTCTTCTCGATGATACGTTCGGCGACACCGCTTATATTTGCGGCACTCGGCGGAATGTTTTCGGAGCGATCGGGTGTGATCAATATCGCGCTCGAAGGGCTGATGCTCGCGGGTGCGTTCACCGCAGCGGTCGTTACCTACGAGATGCAGAATCCTTACATCGGTTTTTTGAGCGGTGTTGCGGTCGGCGGATTTGTGGCTCTGATCTTCGCAGTCGCGGTCATTAAATTCGAAGCGGATCAGGTTGTGACGGGATTTGCGGTTAGTTTGCTGATGCTCGGGCTCCCGGCGGTGATCAGCTCGCGCATCTATGATTCGGCGGGTTCGACGCAGCAGATCGCTAAGGAATTCTTGCTTCCCGACTATTTCAACCGCATTTCGCTCGCATCGCTCCTCGCTTTCGCGTTGGTTCCAGTTTGTTGGTACGTACTTTATAAAACTCCGTTCGGGCTTCGTATAAGGGCCGCAGGCGAAAATCCGGAAGCTGCTGACGCCGCAGGAATAAATGTTCTCGGCCTGCGTTACATCGCCGTTGTTCTTTCTGGTTGCCTGGCCGCAGCGGGCGGTGCCTATCTCTCGATCGGCCAATCATCGCTTTTTACCCGCGGGATGACCGCTGGTCGTGGCTACATCGCTCTCGCCGCACTTATCCTCGCCAAATGGAAGCCGATCCCCGTTCTTTTTGCATGCCTTTTCTTTGGATTCACCGAGGCGCTGTCGATCCAGATGCAGGGCGTCATCAAGATGCCGTCGGGCGAAGACGTTCCCGTACAGTTCATCCAAATGATCCCGTACGTCCTGACGATCATCGTACTCGCCGGGTTTATCGGATTGTCTCGAGCTCCAAAAGCACTCGGAATTCCGTACCGCAAGGAAAACTAA